From one Eucalyptus grandis isolate ANBG69807.140 chromosome 9, ASM1654582v1, whole genome shotgun sequence genomic stretch:
- the LOC104428558 gene encoding 7-deoxyloganetin glucosyltransferase yields the protein MSSEARDKPHAVVIPYPAQGHINPIMKLAKILHHRGFHITFVHTEYNHKRLLKSRGLSSLDGSPRFRFETIPDGLPQSDSDEDVTQHIPSLCESTSKNCLAPFMDLLGRLNDKSVDDTEVPKVSCVIADGGMSFALDAAEKLGVPGVLFWTPSACGALVYTQYHMLREKGLFPLKDASYLTNGFLDTTIDWIPGMKKIRLRDLPSFIRTKDGNDIMVNYTIRQIERTNKASAVILNTFDCLEKDVLMAFSSIFLNLYTIGPIHLLLNKIEDDNSCRIGSNLWKEDFACLGWLDSKEPNSVLFINFGSIAVVTSEQLIEFSWGLANSQKPFLWIIRPDLVAGDKVVLPSEFLAETKDRGMLAGWCPQERVLRHPSVGGFLTHCGWNSMLESICGGVPVLCCPFFAEQQTNCFYSKNEWGIGMEIDNSVRREEVEKLVRELMDGEKGKAMKKKAVEWKRKAEEATELGGSSYENLETLLSHVLVKKLNG from the exons atgagTTCTGAAGCAAGAGATAAGCCTCATGCAGTGGTCATTCCCTACCCAGCACAGGGTCACATAAACCCTATCATGAAGCTCGCCAAGATCCTCCACCACCGAGGCTTTCACATAACGTTCGTGCACACCGAGTACAACCACAAGCGCTTGCTCAAGTCCAGAGGCCTGAGCTCTCTCGATGGCTCGCCTAGGTTTCGCTTCGAAACCATCCCCGATGGCCTCCCACAGAGTGATTCCGATGAGGATGTCACTCAGCACATCCCTTCTCTCTGTGAGTCCACTTCCAAGAATTGCTTGGCTCCTTTCATGGACCTCCTCGGGAGGCTCAATGATAAGTCTGTCGATGATACTGAGGTTCCGAAGGTGAGCTGTGTGATAGCGGACGGCGGCATGTCCTTTGCACTTGATGCTGCAGAGAAGCTTGGAGTGCCTGGTGTGCTGTTTTGGACTCCCAGTGCTTGTGGGGCTTTGGTGTATACTCAGTACCATATGCTCCGCGAAAAGGGGCTATTCCCCCTTAAAG ATGCAAGTTATCTAACGAATGGATTCCTAGACACCACCATAGACTGGATTCCTGGTATGAAAAAAATTCGTCTGCGAGATCTTCCCAGCTTCATCAGGACAAAAGATGGTAACGACATCATGGTCAACTACACCATACGACAGATCGAAAGAACAAACAAAGCCTCAGCAGTCATCCTCAACACGTTCGACTGCTTAGAAAAGGATGTTCTAATGGCTTTCTCTTCCATATTTCTAAATCTTTACACAATTGGTCCGATTCACTTACTTCTCAATAAAATCGAAGATGACAACTCGTGTCGCATAGGCTCAAATTTGTGGAAAGAAGATTTCGCTTGTTTGGGGTGGCTGGATTCAAAAGAACCGAATTCGGTGTTGTTTATAAATTTTGGGAGCATTGCCGTGGTAACGTCGGAGCAACTCATCGAGTTTTCATGGGGACTGGCTAACAGCCAAAAACCCTTTTTGTGGATAATAAGGCCCGACCTCGTCGCTGGTGACAAGGTGGTTTTGCCCTCAGAGTTCCTAGCGGAAACGAAGGACAGAGGAATGTTGGCGGGTTGGTGCCCGCAAGAGCGAGTGTTGAGGCATCCTTCGGTCGGGGGATTCTTGACGCATTGCGGGTGGAATTCGATGCTGGAGAGCATCTGCGGCGGAGTGCCGGTCCTGTGTTGCCCGTTCTTTGCAGAGCAGCAGACGAACTGCTTTTATAGCAAGAACGAATGGGGAATCGGGATGGAGATCGATAACAGTGTGAGAAGAGAGGAGGTCGAGAAGCTTgtgagggagttgatggatggaGAGAAGGGCAAggcgatgaagaagaaggccGTGGAGTGGAAGAGGAAGGCCGAGGAAGCCACTGAGCTTGGTGGGTCTTCTTATGAAAACTTGGAGACGCTTTTGTCCCATGTTCTTGTGAAGAAGTTGAACGGGTGA